The following coding sequences are from one Veillonella rodentium window:
- the rbfA gene encoding 30S ribosome-binding factor RbfA, which translates to MSDVRVRKLQEFIKQEVSQMLMRGLKDPRIGFTTVTDVHVTGDLREATIYVSLFGSDKEKEDTLIALKHASGHIRTELGKVLKLRHIPTITFDKDTSLDYSMRIESLLHEIKKDEETN; encoded by the coding sequence ATGAGTGACGTTCGTGTCAGAAAATTACAGGAATTTATCAAACAAGAGGTAAGTCAAATGCTGATGCGCGGATTAAAAGATCCTCGCATCGGCTTCACTACCGTTACAGATGTGCACGTGACGGGTGATTTACGAGAAGCCACTATTTACGTTAGCTTGTTTGGTTCCGATAAAGAAAAAGAAGATACTCTTATCGCATTAAAGCATGCATCAGGCCATATTCGTACTGAACTCGGAAAGGTACTTAAATTGCGACATATTCCTACGATTACCTTTGATAAGGATACGTCGCTGGATTACAGCATGCGCATCGAATCCCTTTTACATGAGATTAAAAAGGATGAAGAAACAAATTAA
- a CDS encoding DHH family phosphoesterase, with translation MSKITINQLHMALCEANSIMLTVHIRPDGDAIGSMVAFYEALVGQGKTVYMVVDDVVPDKYTFLQYTDHIHDVAYFESHPVDIDMLMVLDASTYERIGKVGALWSAPIFNIDHHISNMEFADHLYLKSEFAATGEIITDLCAKWNWPITESMGTALYMAIATDCGFFKFSNTTANTLEMAAKCVAAGARPNVISETIEAVSAERLDLTKQIMQTIEFHKNDTVATIELNREAMDILGDDTDGFVDIIRNVDTVDISILLKAESDDRTRVSLRSKGADVNAIAARFGGGGHIRAAGCTINLPLTEAKRVLIEAIK, from the coding sequence ATGAGTAAGATTACAATTAATCAATTACATATGGCTCTGTGTGAAGCTAATTCTATTATGCTAACCGTCCATATCCGTCCCGATGGCGATGCTATCGGCTCTATGGTCGCCTTTTATGAAGCCCTTGTAGGGCAAGGCAAAACCGTATATATGGTAGTGGATGATGTAGTACCTGACAAATACACTTTCTTACAGTATACGGATCATATCCATGATGTAGCGTATTTTGAGTCCCATCCTGTGGATATCGATATGCTCATGGTTTTGGATGCTAGCACGTATGAGCGAATTGGCAAAGTAGGTGCACTGTGGAGTGCACCTATTTTTAATATAGACCATCATATTTCCAATATGGAATTTGCGGATCATCTATACTTAAAGTCTGAGTTTGCTGCTACCGGTGAAATTATTACCGATTTATGTGCAAAATGGAATTGGCCTATTACAGAGTCCATGGGGACTGCTCTCTATATGGCTATTGCTACGGATTGCGGATTCTTTAAATTCAGCAATACCACGGCTAATACGCTGGAAATGGCTGCTAAATGTGTGGCTGCAGGGGCTAGACCTAATGTGATTTCAGAGACGATTGAGGCCGTATCGGCTGAGCGTCTCGATTTGACGAAGCAGATTATGCAGACCATTGAATTTCATAAAAATGATACTGTGGCTACCATTGAATTAAACAGAGAGGCTATGGATATTCTCGGCGATGATACAGACGGTTTTGTGGATATAATCCGCAATGTAGATACGGTGGACATTTCTATTTTGCTGAAAGCTGAGTCGGATGATCGCACGCGTGTGAGCCTGCGATCTAAAGGGGCGGATGTAAACGCAATTGCTGCCCGTTTTGGCGGTGGTGGCCATATCCGTGCTGCCGGCTGTACGATTAATTTGCCATTAACAGAGGCTAAACGTGTATTAATTGAGGCTATTAAATAA
- a CDS encoding tRNA pseudouridine synthase B, whose product MDGILPFLKPPGITSHDAVAICRRILKEKRIGHSGTLDPMAYGVLPIFLGKATRLIEYTEDFDKTYVAECKFGTFTDTEDSSGSPVLPDADMSLRAGVLVDSQTGSSILDESIGKPGFDELQSILKTFEGEQYQRPSKYSAIKVNGIRAYEYARKGIPVELPLRRIHIKQIELIAYGFPYFTVRITCSGGTYIRSLLRDICISLGIPGMMTSLARTQVGPFDISMTKMAEELMVHGESLLLPTDTAVSHLSQVVVNSVQLRMMIEGKELPIGKDFAFTETGHLYRAYGPHGFIGIMKRTDHTLKVDKNIFIKG is encoded by the coding sequence ATGGATGGTATTTTACCGTTTTTAAAACCGCCCGGCATTACCAGTCATGATGCAGTGGCTATATGTCGTCGTATTTTAAAAGAAAAACGCATCGGTCATAGCGGAACGTTAGATCCCATGGCATATGGTGTATTACCTATATTTCTCGGTAAGGCAACTCGCCTTATCGAATACACGGAAGACTTTGACAAGACCTATGTAGCGGAATGTAAATTCGGCACCTTTACGGATACGGAGGATAGTTCCGGCAGTCCGGTACTACCCGATGCGGATATGTCTCTTAGAGCAGGGGTTCTCGTAGATTCTCAGACAGGCTCGTCTATCTTAGATGAATCTATTGGCAAGCCTGGTTTTGATGAACTACAAAGCATATTGAAAACCTTTGAAGGCGAGCAGTATCAACGGCCCTCAAAATATTCGGCAATCAAGGTCAACGGTATTCGCGCTTATGAATATGCTCGTAAGGGGATTCCTGTAGAATTGCCGTTACGTCGAATTCATATTAAGCAGATTGAACTCATTGCATATGGATTTCCTTACTTTACAGTTCGTATTACCTGCTCAGGGGGCACGTATATCCGATCCCTGTTGCGCGATATATGCATATCTCTTGGAATTCCGGGAATGATGACATCTTTGGCACGTACACAGGTGGGCCCTTTTGATATCTCCATGACCAAGATGGCTGAAGAGCTGATGGTCCATGGTGAAAGTTTACTATTACCGACAGATACGGCGGTTTCCCATCTTTCGCAAGTAGTTGTAAATAGTGTACAATTAAGGATGATGATAGAAGGCAAGGAGTTACCGATCGGTAAAGACTTTGCTTTCACAGAAACAGGTCATCTCTATAGAGCCTATGGACCTCACGGGTTTATAGGTATTATGAAGCGAACAGACCACACATTGAAGGTGGATAAAAATATTTTTATTAAAGGATGA
- a CDS encoding bifunctional riboflavin kinase/FAD synthetase, which yields MKQIHSFDELRQIKDRKVYALGTFDGIHRGHQRVIYKAVQEAKSAQAVSIIVTFERHPLTILHPDRVPKLLVQQAVMDDILSAMNVDYVLRLPMTAGLLRVTAEEFLKILCKNMNVAAIVMGENFTFGAQGLGNPSYIRQTLEPTDIRVLVQPLLPCDSLEKPISSTEIRKAIQEGRMEDATKWLGRPYQFKGIVIKGDQRGRTLGFPTLNLLLPDEMAIPPDGVYANRVRIDGKWYNGVGNIGDNPTFKNQYHRCEVHVFDFDRDVYGQSVIVQFIAYIRSEIKFSHLQDLIDQMKVDEEKALRILTDV from the coding sequence ATGAAGCAAATACATTCGTTTGATGAATTGCGCCAAATCAAAGATAGAAAAGTATATGCCTTGGGTACCTTTGACGGCATTCATAGAGGTCATCAGCGAGTTATATATAAGGCTGTGCAAGAGGCTAAATCAGCACAGGCGGTGAGTATAATTGTCACATTTGAACGTCATCCGTTGACCATTTTACATCCGGATAGAGTGCCGAAGTTACTGGTTCAGCAGGCTGTTATGGACGATATTTTATCGGCTATGAATGTGGACTATGTTTTACGGTTACCTATGACGGCAGGTTTATTGCGTGTCACGGCGGAGGAGTTCCTTAAAATTCTATGCAAGAATATGAATGTAGCAGCAATCGTAATGGGTGAGAATTTTACTTTTGGTGCGCAGGGATTGGGAAATCCTTCCTATATACGGCAGACTTTAGAACCTACGGATATCCGTGTTTTGGTACAGCCGCTATTACCTTGCGATTCTTTGGAGAAACCGATTTCCAGTACGGAAATTCGAAAGGCGATTCAAGAAGGGCGTATGGAGGATGCCACAAAGTGGTTGGGGCGACCGTATCAATTCAAGGGAATCGTAATTAAAGGTGATCAACGGGGACGGACGTTGGGATTTCCTACGTTAAACTTGCTATTGCCTGATGAAATGGCGATTCCGCCTGATGGTGTTTATGCAAATCGTGTACGTATTGATGGTAAATGGTATAACGGGGTCGGCAATATCGGAGATAATCCGACCTTTAAGAATCAATATCATCGATGTGAGGTTCATGTATTTGACTTTGATCGGGATGTATATGGACAAAGTGTTATTGTTCAATTTATTGCGTATATACGGTCAGAGATTAAATTCAGCCATTTGCAGGATCTAATCGATCAGATGAAAGTCGATGAAGAGAAAGCGTTGCGTATTTTGACTGACGTGTGA
- a CDS encoding shikimate kinase: MDIKEARKQIDSIDAVLVKEFEKRLNLIKEIGKYKDEHHLPLIDEERDEDIIALHRDFCKDKNLSPYVENYLKTVVSMSNEFLKEHMHKHIFLIGMPGAGKTTVGKMLAKELGRDFYDLDQTIQDKVGKSVQNIFIYDGKDAFSKYEYSTIKELIRNKPSVIATGGGTVTYDKTVKLMRNNGLVVFVNRDVNHILDDLDLEIRPLVKESIEYIFNVYEERYPLYEQVAHIKIGNEGSITDAVQEIIEALPNTEK, from the coding sequence ATGGATATTAAAGAAGCTCGTAAACAAATTGATAGCATAGATGCCGTATTGGTTAAAGAATTTGAAAAACGGTTGAACCTGATAAAGGAAATCGGGAAGTATAAGGATGAGCATCACTTGCCGCTTATCGATGAAGAGCGTGATGAAGATATCATTGCTTTACACAGAGATTTTTGTAAGGATAAAAATTTGTCGCCATATGTGGAAAATTATTTAAAAACCGTTGTATCCATGAGTAACGAGTTTTTGAAAGAGCATATGCATAAACATATTTTCCTTATCGGTATGCCCGGTGCAGGCAAGACGACGGTCGGGAAAATGCTGGCAAAGGAATTGGGGCGTGATTTTTACGATTTGGATCAGACCATTCAAGATAAGGTCGGTAAATCGGTGCAGAATATTTTTATTTACGATGGTAAGGATGCTTTCAGTAAGTATGAATATTCCACGATTAAAGAACTGATCCGGAATAAACCGTCGGTGATAGCGACCGGTGGCGGTACGGTTACCTATGATAAAACGGTTAAACTCATGCGAAACAACGGGTTGGTTGTATTCGTGAATCGCGATGTCAATCATATTCTGGATGATTTGGATTTGGAAATCAGGCCTCTTGTAAAGGAAAGTATCGAGTACATTTTCAATGTTTATGAAGAACGGTATCCTTTATATGAACAGGTTGCACATATTAAAATCGGTAATGAAGGCAGTATTACCGATGCGGTACAAGAAATTATTGAAGCTTTGCCGAATACGGAGAAATAA
- a CDS encoding ATP-dependent RecD-like DNA helicase produces MDAIRGVVYRTIYENTQRTYCVFILKDYNEEYITCTGKFESPKEGEDIEVRGRYVEHAKYGFQFDAFSIEKLKPDNMGAAKLYLMNLGIKGFGEKSVEKVLDYFGIRILEVLREERPEEIKEVPGLRQSVKDELFNTLLGEGILADLNHFFESHHISSKWSRTVYTYYGVQAVDVIKDNPYTLLRVAQDMIFGTADTLAENLGITGSDMRRLEAGLEWILRNLDNQGHTCLPVDQLIARMDDLLQTDVDDIADFIQSLLEQGALCSTYHDDILYIYPPQMYVAEVEGANYTRDFLLEADPISLDIQGFIDRFEQENHITFGDAQKEAIKLSFFEKFSLITGGPGTGKTTIIKALVKGFQLGGLGRIILCAPTGRAAKRLTEATEFEATTIHRLLVPVQGSDSYDFTKNEDDPLDIDVIIIDEASMLNVRLFYSLMAAIPREAHVIIVGDVDQLPPIGAGFVLKDLLDSDCVPYTRLNQIYRQNSGNTIVDSAYAINRGDMPKLDGNGDEFSFIPVNSYDALMKVIIDVYKREQEHIEDELDIQIISPMRRGEAGSTRISQYVQQALNPPDSHKGEVRVNGITYRVGDKVIQILNNYDLDIFNGEIGIIYAITRTDICIRFIHKEVRLSIDDAHMIMPAYAITVHKSQGSEYGVVIIPFVPRYGGMLQRNLLYTAVTRAKRKVIIVGTTSAIDRAVHTVNADERYTLFKERIQGSCDS; encoded by the coding sequence ATGGACGCCATACGAGGAGTTGTATACCGAACTATATATGAAAACACACAGCGCACATATTGTGTGTTTATATTGAAAGATTATAATGAGGAATACATTACTTGTACGGGTAAGTTCGAATCTCCTAAGGAAGGCGAGGATATCGAAGTTCGCGGTCGATATGTGGAACATGCGAAATACGGTTTTCAGTTTGATGCGTTCAGTATAGAGAAATTGAAACCCGATAATATGGGGGCTGCTAAATTATACCTGATGAATCTCGGCATCAAAGGCTTCGGTGAAAAATCTGTTGAAAAGGTATTAGATTATTTCGGTATTCGGATCTTAGAGGTATTGCGCGAAGAACGACCGGAGGAAATCAAGGAGGTACCGGGGCTGAGACAAAGCGTTAAGGATGAACTTTTTAATACCTTATTGGGGGAAGGCATCTTAGCGGATCTGAATCATTTCTTTGAAAGTCATCATATTTCATCGAAATGGAGTCGTACCGTTTATACATACTATGGGGTACAAGCTGTCGATGTAATCAAGGATAATCCGTATACATTGCTTCGTGTTGCTCAGGATATGATTTTCGGAACAGCAGATACGCTGGCTGAAAATCTTGGAATTACTGGCAGCGATATGCGACGACTGGAGGCCGGCCTTGAATGGATTTTACGGAATCTCGATAATCAGGGTCATACATGCTTACCGGTGGACCAGCTTATCGCTCGCATGGATGATCTGTTACAAACAGATGTAGATGATATTGCTGATTTTATTCAATCCTTATTGGAACAAGGTGCTCTCTGCAGCACCTATCATGATGATATTCTCTATATCTATCCGCCTCAGATGTATGTAGCCGAAGTGGAAGGCGCTAATTATACGCGTGACTTTCTACTGGAAGCTGACCCTATATCGCTTGATATACAGGGTTTTATCGATCGGTTTGAACAGGAGAATCATATTACTTTCGGTGATGCTCAGAAGGAAGCAATCAAACTATCCTTTTTTGAAAAATTTTCTCTTATCACAGGTGGACCGGGTACAGGTAAAACAACGATTATTAAGGCCCTGGTGAAAGGTTTTCAATTAGGGGGCCTGGGGCGTATCATTCTCTGTGCACCGACCGGGCGTGCTGCTAAGCGTCTGACGGAGGCGACGGAGTTTGAAGCGACTACGATTCATCGTTTATTGGTACCCGTGCAGGGGAGTGATTCATATGATTTTACGAAGAATGAAGATGATCCTCTCGACATTGATGTTATCATCATAGATGAAGCCTCCATGTTGAATGTGCGTTTATTTTATTCTCTCATGGCGGCTATTCCTAGGGAGGCTCATGTCATCATTGTGGGCGATGTGGATCAGTTGCCGCCCATAGGTGCTGGTTTTGTTCTGAAGGATTTACTCGACAGTGATTGTGTGCCCTATACACGGTTAAATCAGATTTATCGGCAGAACTCTGGTAATACAATTGTCGACAGTGCTTATGCTATTAATCGGGGCGATATGCCTAAACTTGATGGTAATGGTGATGAATTTTCTTTTATACCTGTAAACTCTTATGATGCGCTGATGAAAGTTATCATTGATGTGTATAAGCGTGAGCAGGAGCATATAGAGGATGAACTGGACATTCAGATTATTTCCCCCATGCGTCGCGGTGAAGCGGGGAGTACACGCATATCACAATATGTACAACAAGCATTGAATCCTCCTGACAGTCATAAGGGTGAGGTTCGTGTTAATGGTATTACGTACCGCGTCGGAGATAAGGTTATTCAAATTTTGAATAACTATGATTTGGACATATTTAATGGTGAAATCGGTATCATTTATGCCATTACGAGAACGGATATTTGCATCCGTTTTATCCATAAGGAAGTGCGTCTTTCTATCGATGATGCACATATGATTATGCCTGCTTATGCAATTACGGTGCATAAGAGTCAAGGCAGTGAATATGGTGTGGTGATTATTCCTTTTGTACCTCGATACGGCGGTATGTTGCAGAGAAATTTATTATATACCGCTGTAACACGTGCTAAGCGTAAGGTTATCATCGTCGGCACAACGAGCG